Proteins from a genomic interval of Xiphias gladius isolate SHS-SW01 ecotype Sanya breed wild chromosome 23, ASM1685928v1, whole genome shotgun sequence:
- the lrit3a gene encoding leucine-rich repeat, immunoglobulin-like domain and transmembrane domain-containing protein 3a has product MHRLLYVHVFLCCLSMAHPFCPSQCTCVFHGRTDGTGTRSVLCNDPDMSDIPVNVPVDTVKLRIEKTAARRIPTEAFYYLVELRYLWITYNSITSVDTGSFYNLKVLHELRLDGNMISIFPWESLKEMPRLRTLDLHNNRLTNVPTEAIPYLLNITYLDLSSNKLTTLPSDLMDIWPPFNGAPISTNASQKIVLGLQDNPWFCDCKISKLIEISKMADTTVVLMDLFLTCSGPENLAGVLFQRAELDNCIKPSVMTSATKITSPLGSNVLLRCDVTGSPTPTLYWAKSDGSLVNNTVQESPGEGIRWSIMSLTGILYKDAGNYSCKAKNVAGNAEATISLSVAGTISTTIPPVRSSIGTAQTSQGTTFTPPTDIPNSSSIMSTVVPRTSTTLSAVPKKPKTTPSNGLQKGSFKQTKIQPGSNGRKLAADEKSKKSYASKSVKDLKIVEETTDSAVLLWTADGLPNDAPLTVVYSPYGEDDIKRTEETNAGSGKMLLEGLSSGMRYSVCLIAKGSDAGKDPCIDFYTLENVEDGGQNHLFIIISGIACALVLPLIALLLYKILALYCKGSNTALDEEELEKESYVKFETISMKQRTLNSHPTELWARRPTHESERMLLCSRSSIDSQMTYKSDSSRSEYLC; this is encoded by the exons ATGCATCGACTTCTCTATGTGCATGTATTCCTATGCTGTCTCAGTATGGCTCATCCCTTCTGTCCATCCCAGTGCACCTGTGTCTTCCATGGACGTACTGACGGAACAGGAACCAG ATCTGTGCTCTGCAATGACCCAGATATGTCTGATATCCCTGTCAATGTCCCAGTGGATACAGTTAAACTTCGTATTGAGAAAACCGCGGCACGCCGAATCCCAACAGAAGCTTTTTACTACCTGGTGGAGCTAAGGTACCTCTGGATTACTTACAATTCCATAACCTCAGTTGATACCGGAAGTTTCTACAACCTCAAAGTGCTCCACGAATTGAGGCTGGATGGAAATATGATCTCCATATTCCCCTGGGAGTCTCTAAAAGAGATGCCCAGGCTGAGGACACTGGATCTACACAACAACAGACTCACTAATGTTCCCACTGAGGCTATCCCCTACCTCCTCAACATTACCTACTTGGATCTATCCAGCAACAAATTAACAACCCTACCCTCTGATCTCATGGATATCTGGCCCCCCTTCAACGGAGCACCCATCTCTACTAATGCTTCGCAGAAAATCGTGTTAG GCCTCCAAGATAATCCCTGGTTCTGTGACTGTAAAATTTCCAAACTGATTGAGATTTCCAAAATGGCGGACACAACAGTGGTTTTGATGGACCTATTCCTGACCTGCAGTGGTCCCGAGAATCTGGCTGGTGTCCTTTTTCAGCGTGCTGAACTGGATAATTGTATAAAACCATCAGTCATGACTTCTGCAACCAAGATCACATCTCCTTTGGGCAGTAATGTTCTCTTACGATGTGATGTCACGGGGTCTCCGACACCAACTCTTTACTGGGCTAAGTCAGATGGCTCACTGGTCAACAATACAG TCCAGGAGTCACCTGGGGAGGGCATCAGATGGTCCATCATGAGTTTGACCGGAATATTGTACAAAGATGCTGGGAACTACAGTTGCAAAGCTAAGAATGTTGCTGGGAACGCAGAAGCCACCATTTCTCTCTCGGTTGCTGGTACCATTAGTACCACCATCCCTCCAGTGAGGTCGAGCATTGGAACTGCACAAACCAGCCAAGGCACAACATTTACTCCCCCTACAGACATTCCAAACTCGTCCTCCATAATGTCCACAGTTGTCCCAAGAACATCAACAACACTATCTGCTGTCCCAAAGAAGCCGAAAACTACCCCCAGCAATGGTTTACAGAAAGGctcattcaaacaaacaaagatcCAGCCAGGAAGCAATGGGAGAAAGCTCGCAGCAGACGAAAAGAGCAAGAAAAGTTATGCATCAAAGTCTGTCAAAGACCTGAAGATTGTAGAGGAAACAACTGACAGTGCAGTGCTGCTCTGGACAGCAGATGGGTTACCAAATGATGCCCCGCTTACAGTTGTATACTCACCCTATGGTGAGGATGACATCAAAAGGACAGAGGAGACTAATGCTGGCAGTGGAAAAATGCTCCTAGAGGGACTGTCATCTGGGATGAGGTACTCAGTTTGCCTCATAGCAAAAGGTAGTGATGCTGGAAAAGATCCCTGCATTGACTTCTACACACTGGAAAATGTAGAGGATGGTGGGCAGAACCATCTTTTCATTATCATAAGCGGCATTGCCTGTGCTTTGGTTTTGCCTCTTATTGCTCTGTTGCTCTACAAGATTCTCGCTCTCTACTGCAAGGGAAGCAACACAGCTTTGGATGAAGAGGAGCTTGAAAAAGAGAGCTATGTCAAGTTTGAGACAATTTCAATGAAACAAAGAACTTTGAACTCTCACCCAACTGAGCTTTGGGCAAGGAGACCAACCCATGAGTCAGAGCGAATGCTCCTTTGTTCAAGGTCGAGCATAGACTCCCAGATGACCTATAAGAGCGACAGTTCCCGGTCTGAGTATCTCTGCTGA